A genomic region of Enterococcus sp. 12C11_DIV0727 contains the following coding sequences:
- the rpsA gene encoding 30S ribosomal protein S1, giving the protein MTEDKKVEISNETMEDAMNSVQEVSVGDIVKGEVLAVEDKQVVVGIEGAGVEGVVPAKELSTTQVEDINELVSVGDILDLVVITSIGKDKENGSYLLSKRRLDAKKVWEEIEADFKAGKIIEAPVTNVVKGGLVVDVGVRGFVPASMVEDHFVADFSEYKGQTLTFKIIEIEPSENRLILSHKAVVAAEKNSKKKDILATLHDGDIVEGKVARLTDFGAFIDLGGIDGLVHVSEIAHQHVGKPSDELTVGDDVKVKILSINPDEERVSLSIKETLAGPWEDIENKAAVGSVLDGTVKRLTSFGAFVEVFPGVEGLVHISQISHKHIATPHEVLQEGDAIQVKVLEVNPDEHRIALSIKALETKPESQEEPKDVQEYELPEENTGFTMGDILGEALKAQDSDSE; this is encoded by the coding sequence ATGACAGAAGACAAAAAAGTGGAAATCAGCAACGAAACAATGGAAGATGCAATGAACAGTGTCCAAGAAGTAAGCGTCGGTGACATCGTTAAAGGTGAAGTGCTTGCAGTTGAGGACAAACAAGTCGTTGTTGGTATCGAAGGTGCAGGCGTTGAAGGCGTAGTACCAGCAAAAGAATTATCAACTACACAAGTAGAAGATATCAACGAATTAGTGAGTGTTGGTGACATTTTAGATTTAGTTGTCATCACATCGATTGGCAAAGATAAAGAAAATGGTAGCTATTTACTTTCAAAACGTCGTTTAGATGCTAAAAAAGTTTGGGAAGAAATCGAAGCCGATTTCAAAGCAGGCAAAATCATCGAAGCACCTGTTACAAATGTTGTAAAAGGTGGTTTAGTTGTTGATGTAGGTGTCCGCGGATTTGTTCCAGCGTCAATGGTTGAAGACCATTTTGTTGCTGATTTTTCAGAATATAAAGGCCAAACGTTAACGTTTAAAATCATCGAGATCGAGCCTTCAGAAAATCGCTTGATTTTATCGCATAAAGCAGTGGTTGCGGCTGAGAAAAATTCTAAGAAAAAAGATATCTTAGCTACTCTACATGATGGTGATATCGTTGAAGGAAAAGTTGCTCGTTTAACTGATTTTGGTGCGTTTATTGACTTAGGCGGTATCGATGGGTTAGTGCATGTTTCTGAAATTGCGCATCAACATGTGGGTAAACCAAGTGATGAGTTAACTGTAGGTGACGATGTAAAAGTTAAAATTCTTTCGATCAATCCAGATGAAGAACGTGTTTCTCTATCAATCAAAGAAACATTGGCTGGACCTTGGGAAGATATTGAAAACAAAGCGGCTGTTGGTTCTGTTCTTGATGGAACTGTCAAACGTTTAACTAGTTTCGGTGCATTTGTCGAAGTATTCCCAGGTGTAGAAGGATTAGTTCATATTTCTCAAATTTCGCATAAACATATTGCAACACCTCACGAAGTATTACAAGAGGGTGATGCTATTCAAGTAAAAGTATTGGAAGTTAATCCAGATGAACATCGGATTGCTTTAAGCATCAAAGCATTAGAAACAAAACCAGAATCTCAAGAAGAACCAAAAGATGTTCAAGAATATGAGTTGCCAGAAGAAAATACTGGTTTCACAATGGGTGATATCTTAGGTGAGGCATTAAAAGCACAAGATTCTGATTCAGAATAA
- a CDS encoding helix-turn-helix domain-containing protein, translated as MCRLLIVSNDPNEQRILQQSINDSFMNIKVLPPAETEQEALAIAEKLLPEILLIAIDHLDIDGFIVKRKIVQQLPNIKVIIMTERDNFQSIHQALRCGVIDYLLTPIDFNELKFAIDRCVKSLNQVSLMDVLNNKPTVLAKEQINTILDYIHEHYDEEINLTTLADIMHLNRHYVSRFFKEAVGMNFIDYLTTYRVEKAKQLLMKTEESINEISGTVGYIDSTYFSKLFKKKVGQSPHQFRKQFRGEYTPADLRVIYN; from the coding sequence ATGTGCCGATTATTGATTGTCAGTAACGATCCAAACGAACAACGAATACTTCAACAATCTATCAACGATTCATTTATGAATATAAAAGTATTACCTCCAGCCGAAACGGAACAAGAAGCCTTAGCAATAGCCGAAAAGCTCTTGCCAGAAATTCTGTTGATTGCAATTGATCATTTAGATATTGATGGATTCATCGTAAAACGTAAAATAGTTCAACAACTGCCGAATATTAAAGTAATCATAATGACCGAGCGAGATAACTTCCAAAGTATCCATCAAGCTTTACGATGTGGCGTAATCGATTATTTATTGACGCCTATTGATTTTAATGAGTTAAAATTCGCGATCGATCGTTGTGTAAAATCGCTAAACCAAGTTTCTTTGATGGATGTCTTGAATAATAAACCAACTGTTTTAGCAAAAGAGCAAATTAATACGATTTTGGATTACATTCATGAACATTATGATGAAGAAATCAACTTGACAACTTTAGCTGATATTATGCATTTAAATCGTCATTATGTCAGCCGATTTTTTAAAGAGGCTGTGGGGATGAATTTTATTGATTACCTGACTACTTATCGCGTTGAAAAAGCCAAGCAGTTACTGATGAAGACAGAAGAATCTATCAATGAAATTTCTGGTACGGTTGGTTACATTGATTCTACCTATTTTAGTAAGTTATTTAAGAAAAAAGTAGGGCAATCCCCTCATCAATTCCGTAAACAGTTTCGTGGAGAGTATACCCCTGCTGATTTGCGTGTGATTTATAATTAA
- a CDS encoding aldehyde dehydrogenase family protein: MTELKVKEIETLVVTAKEAQSKYENYTQEQVDAIVKNVYQKTLDNAEKLAISANEETGFGKVSDKIIKNTFASEQVYESIKDLATVGVINRRKEDKIIEIGIPLVVVAGLIPSTNPTATVIFKALIALKTRNAIIFSPHPKALKSILMAAEIIEKAAVEAGAPAGLVQVIQEPTLEATSALMKHEDISLILATGGKAMVQAAYSSGNPAIGVGPGNVPVLIDATADINHAIDCVVSSKTIENGIICASEQALVVEKSVKEAVIEQLKAKKAYFMNEEELTKVSQFILRETGTLNPDIVGKSASDVAKLVGISVPEETSILISEQTEIGHHNPYSREKLTPILGLFTVDSFETGVATCKALLANEGTGHTAVIHTTTDANAEVFGLEMRASRILVNTLGALGAIGATTKLAPSMTLGCGAMGGSSTTDNVTAHHLINVKRIAYGVE; encoded by the coding sequence ATGACTGAACTAAAAGTAAAAGAAATTGAAACACTAGTTGTAACAGCGAAAGAAGCTCAAAGTAAATATGAAAACTACACCCAAGAACAAGTAGATGCAATCGTAAAAAATGTATACCAAAAAACACTTGATAATGCAGAAAAATTAGCTATTTCAGCTAATGAAGAAACAGGCTTTGGGAAAGTTTCAGATAAAATCATCAAAAATACATTTGCTAGTGAGCAAGTTTATGAAAGTATTAAAGATCTTGCAACTGTTGGTGTGATCAATCGTCGTAAAGAAGATAAAATCATTGAAATTGGTATTCCTTTAGTTGTAGTAGCAGGATTGATTCCTTCAACAAATCCAACAGCTACAGTTATTTTTAAAGCATTGATTGCCTTAAAAACAAGAAATGCGATTATTTTTTCGCCACATCCAAAAGCTTTAAAATCAATTTTGATGGCAGCAGAAATTATTGAGAAAGCGGCAGTTGAAGCTGGAGCGCCAGCAGGATTAGTTCAAGTGATCCAAGAACCTACATTAGAAGCAACAAGTGCTTTGATGAAACATGAGGATATTTCGTTGATCCTTGCTACAGGTGGTAAAGCAATGGTACAGGCAGCTTATAGTTCAGGAAACCCAGCAATTGGAGTAGGTCCTGGAAATGTTCCAGTCTTGATTGATGCAACAGCTGATATCAACCATGCGATTGATTGCGTAGTTAGTAGTAAAACAATTGAAAATGGAATCATTTGCGCCTCAGAGCAAGCACTCGTGGTAGAGAAATCCGTAAAAGAAGCCGTTATCGAACAATTAAAGGCGAAGAAAGCTTATTTTATGAATGAAGAAGAATTGACAAAAGTCAGCCAATTTATTTTAAGAGAAACAGGGACACTAAACCCAGACATCGTTGGAAAAAGTGCTTCAGACGTTGCAAAATTAGTGGGAATTTCTGTACCAGAAGAAACATCTATTTTAATTTCAGAACAGACAGAGATTGGGCACCATAATCCTTACTCAAGAGAAAAACTAACACCAATCTTAGGCTTGTTCACAGTTGACTCATTCGAAACAGGTGTAGCAACTTGTAAGGCATTACTTGCGAATGAAGGAACAGGTCATACAGCAGTGATTCATACAACGACAGATGCGAATGCCGAAGTATTTGGCTTAGAAATGAGAGCTTCTCGTATTTTGGTCAATACTTTAGGTGCTTTAGGAGCAATTGGCGCAACAACAAAATTAGCGCCTTCGATGACTTTAGGCTGTGGTGCAATGGGCGGAAGTAGTACAACGGATAATGTAACAGCTCATCATTTAATTAATGTAAAACGTATCGCGTATGGTGTCGAATAA